The sequence CCAGAGGACACGGTGGCGTTCAGGCGAGATGGCTTAATGCCATTCTCAACCCAATCAATCATGGTCTCCATGTTGTCCTGGGGGTAGGGACCGGGCTGGAGCGAGTTCGCACCGCAGTGGGCCGCACCGGGGATGAGATAGAATTGGTACCAGTCGGCGAGCTGGGTGAGGGACTGCGAGTCGGTGAGACCGGGGTACATGATCGAACGGACGGATTGCCAGTAGTGCACGGAAGATGCGGCCGGAACAGAAGGGTCGGATTCACCGTGGTAGTGGATCAATTTACCGCCGCCGGACTGGAAGCTGGTCAGGTCGGGCAGGGTTGTCTGAAGTGTATCCAGATAGCGATTGTACGCAGTGGTCATCCATTCGATCAGGGTGTCGTAGGTGACGCCGTCCAGAGAGGAGAGATTGTCCAAATCCAGCAGCTCGACAAACTTGGTCACGAATTCACCGCCGGTGGAAGGGATGTCTAGCTCCCATTTCTGGGTCTCGTTGTTCCACGAAGTCGCCGCGTCGGAGAACTCGGATCCAATCTGCCATGAGAGATAGGCTCGCTGGCCCTTGGAATTGTGCAGACCGTTGACAATCGCCTTGGCAACCGCCACGCCTTTGGCGGAGACGGTTCCGTTCTGAGCAGGCTTGTTGCTGGATTCACTGCCTGCGCCCGCGGCCGCACCGCTGAATCCAAAGCCGAGCGAGCTGCTCGTCTCAGCAGCGCAGTAGTACTCCTCGCCGATGACCGAAGACATGTCGAAGTGAAGTTTGCACAGATCAGAGCGAGAGATGACGCCGTCGGTCCGACCGTCCAGAGGATCACAGGCCGCGATCGTAGCGTTGACGATCTTGGCAAGCTCACAGGGAGGAGGATAGTAATCCAGAGTCTTCTCAACCTGAGCCGGGAAGACATGGTTGACCTGCTGTTGAGCATAACGGAAGGCCGGAGCACCCACGACGACTCCATCGTACTCCTCGCCATAGCGCTGGATTTGGCTCATTCCCTCACGACCGCCATCAGAGCAGCCTTCGTAGTAAGTGTAGAGCTTAGAGCTGTCGGCGAGACTGTAGAAGGCTTTGGTGAAATACTTGCCCAGCTGGGTCATTTCACCGAGAGCCTGATATCCAAACATGTGAGTTGCATCCCAGTTGATGGAGCCATTTCCGTAGAGAACCACATCGTCGTAGCTGACACCGTTCAGGGCATCATACCCAGCAGAGGAAGCTCCACCCACAGCACCGTAGGTCAAGCCCCCAGTGGCATCAGAACTCAGGGAGTAGCCACCTCCGCCGGCGACGTAGAAGCGGGTTTTGAAGTCAGACGGCTCCGGGAGCGCATACTTGACAATGACCGTGTCATCTTTGCCAGGATGAGTGTACGTCAGAGTCACATTGCAGTAATTATACGTGGCACCACTGGTGGAGGTACTTGGTCCCATACCACCGCCAAGGGTGGCATTGTACACGACTGCGGCGGTAGAAGAAGATGGGATCAAGCTGATTCCATTGAGGATCCCATCGGCCGGTAGGGCAGCTTTGACGTTGGACAAAGTGCAGACATCAGAGAGTGACTTAGCACTGGCGACCGCAGCAAAAGCTGCGACCGAGGTGCCAGATTGAGGACGCATAGTGGGCTGTTTCTCAACGCACACAGTTTAATTGAAGGGACTGAATGGGAAACAAACTAAAGCAAACGAGTGTTGTGAAAAATGATACTGTAAGGATTGCAGAGACTCGTCTTCTGAAGGCTGCAGTGGAAGAATAATCGAATGCACAGAGGCAGGCCGGGGACGAGAGGTTTATATCAACCAACTCCAGGGTCTGGGTGCGATGAGGTTGTTGGGCGAGGATCCCTTgtcaagagaagagagacacTGCAGCAAGTGAGGATCTCCAGAGCCTCGAggcctcgtcatcctctGACGACCCAGTCTGTTCACATGTAAGTGAAGAAAACAGATATTAAAAATAAAGCTCGTACCTGCGCTAGAAGGAACGCCAATCTTATCGAGGTCCTTGTTGCGCGGCCTTCATGTTCTTCACATCGTGCCCGATTCGCTTGGGCGAGGACTTGAAATGGAAGTCCGGATCCCAGGATCAGCGTATGCGACCATAGTTTCAAGAGTGCTTTTTGTTCTGGTTGAACACCTATAATAGTCAGGCCTCTTCAAGTGACCGGTTTTCCGGGTGGCGCAAAGTTTCCATAACGAATAGGTGAACCTCAGCAGGCAGCGAGGTCGTGGGATGTTGCGCTTAAAGATTTGTCCGGAACAGGAGGCGTCTCATCTGGACTGAAGATTATGGAGATCTGCAATGCATCGGGGAATCCACTTCCCGATGGAGTGGAAGGAACCTTGTTTTATCTTTTCTCCACATAATACTGTAAAGGAAAGTTGAGGGTGACGAAAGATGAGTGCAGAAGAATACGGCAGTGTCGAATTTCGGTTAAGTGAAGTTGAGGATAATGACCTGAGGCACGTGGAAGTCCGTCCGACACCATCATGACCACGATGATCTTCGAGCATCACAGGTGTATATTCTTCTCCTGTCCTGCTCAATCGGTTCTCTCTGAAAATAATCAGATTGACTTGTCTGACTAGGAAGATCCTCCAGGTCCGAAGCATACGTGGGAGTACGTAGTAGGCAAGAAAGTATATCCACAATGGAATCTTGGTCGATGTTATGGAAATACAGTAGTTTCGTTGACATATTAGACGTGGACATTACTGAATCATCCTCAACCTCGAATAGGTGCTCACGTATGCAATCAACGTAAGACCGGCAGTGTAAAAATGGCCGACCAAAAACAACTTAGAAAGTTTCGTCCACAAACTGGAGACAAGCATTCAAATTGGATTCGTGGACCGTAACCCTCTGTGGTTCCTCAGGCACGTGCACGACCACGCAGCAACTTTGTAGCGGGCGGATATGACATTATCCGTTCGTGGATCGAACGCTGGGCACCAGCCCCGGACAGGCTCAGCAGGTTGTCGAATTTGCGTCTTTACTACTCCCTCTCAGGAGCTAACGTCTCAGTGGCTCAATCTGGGAAGACTGAGACTATGTGTACTTTAAGGGGTATTTGGTCTCTAGCTGAGCTGGTTGGAAGCCCGTACAGATCATTCAAGCCAATTCAGGGTATTTTCTTTGGGCAGAAACAAAATAACAAATTCGCCGAGACTTGAATCTATAACGTGCTTCAGCTCCACGAACACCCTCTCTTATCGAGAGCTGAGGACCCAAAGGCAACTCAACATTTGCGTAACGGGAATCAATGCATAAACAGACATCCAGTCGTAAAAGGCCATCCATGCTCTACTGGCCACGCGCTCACTCGCGCCCGTCGTTTCAGATCATATCCACCTAATCATCGAGCTCATCAGCCCATGTGCCCGTCATAGGGGCCATAGAAGCTTCAAGCTTCTCCATCGGCGAGGGCTGCGGATCAGCTTTTGTCTCTTCATTTGCTCGAGAGACTGCTTCGGGCTTTTTCCCTGCTGGGAGAGCAGGGAAATCGCCTTCGTTGTGAACAGCCGGGGAAGGAGCTGTCGTTTCGGGTTTGTCAGAAGACTCCTTGGGATGTTCTCGATCTCCTCGTCGACCTTGAGAGGATCCGCGACCGCGACCACGACCCCCTCGGCCCCCTCGCCCACGACCCCGGCCAGGGCTGAGCAAGTCGTCAGGTGCATCTTCAGGGGCTCGTTCGTCAAAGTCCCGGCGTGTGTATCCTGAGACTCCGCCGTGCATCCCGCGGCGGAACTGGCTGCCACCCCCGCGAGGGTTATAGTCGTCCTCAGTCTTTTGCGAGTCCCACTCACGACCAGTCTGGGCTTTCAGCTTGCGTTGACGGTTCTGCTCACGCTCACTGTCCATGACGCGACGGTTGGCCGCCTCTTGACGTCGCTTCTCCGCCGCGACTTGTTCGCGTTCGAGAAAGGAAGCGTGGTCGGCTTCGGCACGAGCGTGAGCAGCCGCCTTTTTCGCCGCATTCTCCTTGGCTGCGGCGATACGCTTTGATAGCTCCTCCTCCGTGAGTTTGGGCTATGGTCAAAAAGTTAGCTCCCGACGCGACTCCGGACCGACATGGAATGTTTATCGGCTGACCTTTCGTAGACCACCCGTAGCACTGCGATCCCCCCGCACCGCTGGAACTCGTTGAGATTCGCCCTGATTATCGGTTGTAGCCTCgtccccctttccctcctcaTTCCGA comes from Penicillium oxalicum strain HP7-1 chromosome I, whole genome shotgun sequence and encodes:
- a CDS encoding Tannase, which gives rise to MRPQSGTSVAAFAAVASAKSLSDVCTLSNVKAALPADGILNGISLIPSSSTAAVVYNATLGGGMGPSTSTSGATYNYCNVTLTYTHPGKDDTVIVKYALPEPSDFKTRFYVAGGGGYSLSSDATGGLTYGAVGGASSAGYDALNGVSYDDVVLYGNGSINWDATHMFGYQALGEMTQLGKYFTKAFYSLADSSKLYTYYEGCSDGGREGMSQIQRYGEEYDGVVVGAPAFRYAQQQVNHVFPAQVEKTLDYYPPPCELAKIVNATIAACDPLDGRTDGVISRSDLCKLHFDMSSVIGEEYYCAAETSSSLGFGFSGAAAGAGSESSNKPAQNGTVSAKGVAVAKAIVNGLHNSKGQRAYLSWQIGSEFSDAATSWNNETQKWELDIPSTGGEFVTKFVELLDLDNLSSLDGVTYDTLIEWMTTAYNRYLDTLQTTLPDLTSFQSGGGKLIHYHGESDPSVPAASSVHYWQSVRSIMYPGLTDSQSLTQLADWYQFYLIPGAAHCGANSLQPGPYPQDNMETMIDWVENGIKPSRLNATVSSGDYEGEVQRLCQWPTRPLWHSNSTFTCVNDAKSIESWTYEFPAFKVPIY